The Oncorhynchus tshawytscha isolate Ot180627B linkage group LG02, Otsh_v2.0, whole genome shotgun sequence genome contains the following window.
CAGTACTGGTGCCAGTGACTTTGGCTGCAGCCGTACAGACAgagaggttgtgtcccaaatggcaccctattcccacatagtgcactacttttgaccagagctctattcccccTGGTTAAAAATAGTTCACTATATAGAGGATTTGGGACATAAACAGAGAGGTTCTACCTAAGTAGGCCCCAGAAATAAATGTGCCAGTCCCTGTCAGTCGATTCAGGCCTCATCAATCAACTCCTCTACCACTAACCAGTTCCACCTCGCTCTCCCCCATGTCTTTCATGACTTTGATTGATATTGTACATGATgtgtctctctttcacactctctcaaAGAATTTACATCAGTATAGAGCAGATCACTATGAAGACATAAAACAATCTATAAGCTGAGTCTCATTGTAATGTTTTGTTACTACTTTTATTCATCttatcagtttttatttttaaagcacacattttttttcttatttcctACCATATGCCTTAGTCTACATTCTCAGCCTAATTTAAAACATCTTCACTAAACAATACAAAAATGTGCTGGAGTTTCTATGGCACAATCTTATTTTTAGCTTGTTGCATTTCCCTCTGATCCAAAAAGGATAGGCCTACTATAATATTAACATGTACGTGTCTCATACATAAAGCCTAAGAAAGTAGAGGTTACTGACCTTCCTCACTGTATTTTAGGCCCAGAACCGCACCCATACTGTGTTGAGTGACATGTGTGGAACCAATCGTTCTTCTCTACGCGAGCCGCATCCCACCAATCACCAAAGCTGGGCGGGACTTTTAATGCTGCTCTTCAACATGGCGGATATGTCGCCTACGAGTTGAATTTAAAGCACATTTTACTTACTTAAGTTAGAGACAAAAACAGTAGTAAGATTAGAATATATCGTTTTCAAGGCGGTAACTGCAGTCTAAAAATGAAAGGCAAGGAGCGGTCGCCCGTTAAAAAGCGCTCGCGGATTCTGGACGATATTCGAGACCGGGGAGGAAGCCACCCAACAAGTAAGAAAATGGGAACACTCTCGGCGGCAGGCAGCAACGGGAATAGTTCTGTGAAAAGTGGTGGTTCGGTAAAACGGAGTTTACCGTCTGAAAAGAGAGACTGTCGAGATTTAGACGGACATGTGTCAAATCGAACTGGGAGTAGCCATGGATATGCTAATACAACTGGTTCGAGTAGCAAGCTACACATTAGCATTGCTCTGGACCCCACGACAAGGACCAATTCTCGCGGGGAACCGCGGCCTCTTCCGAGTAACGAAAGTGAGTACAAGACTCTAAAAATTAGCGAGCTGGGCTCTCAGTTGAGCGACGAAGACATTGAAGATGGATTATTTCACGAATTTAAGAAATTTGGGGACGTGAGTGTCAAAATAAGCCGAGTTAACGACGAAAGAGTGGCATTTGTGAATTTCAGAAGGCCCGATGATGCTAAGGCGGCCAAGCACGCACGCGGCAAGTTGGTACTCTATGACCGCCCTCTAAAAATTGACGCGGTGTACATGAACCGGAGGAGGAGCCGATCCCCCATTGAAAAAGATCCATATGCAGGAGTTGCAGGACACAGACATTTGCATGTCCAAAGACCCCTTTCACCAACGGGGCTAGGATATAGAGATTTCCGACTGCAGCAGCTAGCTTTGGGCcgcctcccccctccctcctccctccctagagaactggaaagagagagggaatttTCTATCTATGAAGCCAGGGCCCGGCCACCCTTCATCCCTGACTGTGCAGCTTTCTGTGAGGAGGACCTCCTCTCCCCTGAAGATGATCAGCGGGCCAACAGGACGTTGTTTCTTGGCAACCTCGATGTCTCAGTGACAGAGAATGACTTGAGGAGGGTGTTTGACAGGTTTGGGTTGATCACAGAGGTGGACATCAAGCGGACATCCGCTCGCGGACAGAACAGCACCTATGGATTCCTAAAGTTCGAGAACCTGGACATGGCTCACCGTGCTAAGATCACCATGTCAGGAAAAGTGGTGTGTCACAACCCTATTAAAATTGGCTATGGCAAAGCGACACCCACAACTAGGCTGTGGGTGGGGGGTCTTGGCCCCTGGGTCCCCCTTGCTGCTCTGGCTAGGGAGTTTGACCGCTTCGGCACCATCAGGACTATAGACTACAGGAAGGGGGACACGTGGGCCTACATCCAGTATGAGAGCCTGGACGCTGCCCAGGCCGCCTGCTCCCACATGCGTGGCTTTCCTCTGGGTGGTCCTGAGAGGAGACTTAGGGTGGACTTTGCTGACACAGAGCTCCGCTACCAGCAACAGTACCTGCAGCCTCTCCCTCTGCCGCCTCACTTTGACCTAGTGGCAGACTCATTTGTCCACCGGCCCACCCTCGAGGCCATCAGAATCAGAGAGAGGAGCCCTCCACCCCCACTCCGCTTCAGGGAAAGGGAACTGTACAACGCAGACTGGGCTGGCCCAGCAGTCTGCGAGAGGGTGCGAGGGGCAGCTTTTGAACCCGTGGAGCACCTGGAGAGGCGTTCACGTGAACCCTGGTCTCTGGAACGGGAGCTGCAGAGCCGAGACCAGGCCCGAAAACGTCGCCTCTTAGAGGATGGGCGTCGCCCGGACCGCTCACCAAACAGCAGTGAACATGGGCGTCGTCGTCACGGCGCCTCTCTGGAGCGCAGCCCTGGTGGCAGCAGCCGGGACGGGGGGCGCTACAGCCCCCCGCGCTCCGATAGACCCTCTCCCGTCAGAGAGCTGCGGGCCAGCCTAGGCCGTGGCACTGGGGACAAGCGGCTGCGGACAGACAGCCCAGAACGGGACCGCAAACGCAAAGCCAGTGACTCATGCACAAGCCCTGTAAAGAGGGAGGACCGCTCTGATCACCCCTCCTCTTCCATGTCCAGCCTGCAGTCTAAGCAGGGGGCCGGGGGGCAGAAGCTGTGTCAGGCCTGGCATGGCGTGCTCCTGCTGAAGAACAGCAGCTTCCCCACCTCCATGCACCTGCTAGAGGGGGACTTAGCTGTGGCAGCCAGACTACTGGTGGAGAGCTCCACTGGTGGTCAGGTGTCCCAGCTAAAGATCACCCAGCGCCTGCGTCTGGACCAGCCCAAGCTGGATGAGGTGTCCCGTCGCATGAAGACTGCAGGCCCCAGCGGCTATTCTGTCCTCTTGGCTGTGCCCGGGAGCTGTGAGGAGGGGCCCCAGGATGTGGGAAGCTCCACCGAGAGGCCTCTAAAGAACCTGGTCTCCTACCTGAAGCAGAAGCAAGCAGCCGGCGTCATCAGCCTGCCTGTGGGTGGCACCCGTGACAAGGACGGCGCAGGAGTTCTTCACGCTTTCCCACCCTGTGATTTTTCCCAGCAGTTCATGGATGCCTCAGCTAAAGCCCTTGCCAAAACCGAAGAGGACTACCTGGTGATGGTCATTGTCCGAGGAGCCTCATAAAATGAGAATCATTCATGTGTGATGCATTGGTAGCACATTCACATCCACAATGTGTTACAGGATTTAGCTGTCATTGAAACGGAACAGGGTGGGGTTGATAGCTTTCTGTCTTGCTACAAGTAGAACTTCTTGGCAGAACACAATGCTATACTAAGAGTAATTTGGTAATCAAAAATAACAagcctttcagatattttaagtTGTCAACTCAGCATAGCATGCATTAGCATGTAGCCTGCATTACATTCTATTGGTGGTCTACTTTTAATGTGAACAATTTAAATCACAAGAAGTGGATACATTTAATTTAAATTGGTTAAGTCAAAGTAGACTCACCTTTCTCTATTTCCGCAACTAATCTGTAAATCATTAATCTGTAGAGTAATTTATGCATTTTTGTGAATCACAACTACATTGGTTATTGCCTTTTTATTTGGAAAAAATCCGACATCCATTGTATTTGCAAACAATCATTTATCTGGTGTCAAGTCTTGTTTGCTATTCATTGCAGTAGAACATAAAAGCATGTAAAGATTAATCTGAGAcctgaaaaaaaatctgaactacACTTAGttatctcctcatttgaatttcTTACACTTAGTCAGACTGGTAATAGATAAGCCATGCCATATTTTAAGAGCCCTGTGAAGGTGTGTAGTTGTAAGACGATACAGTTTTCCATTGCATTATCAATAATTTATTAGTAAAATTGGCATCTGCTTTTGTTGATCAATAAGAATATACCAGTCTCTATCAAGCAGCCAATGTAAAAGGTTTTGAAATTCAGTTATTTACATAAAACTCTACCTGGAATATTTTCAAATCAAACATTGCTGTTTGATAAGGTCTTACTTATTTGATCCATAGTTGGGAcgatttttgttatttttaatcGCCAAAGTGCTCACATTTTCACCTACTGTATCACCACCGACTGTTGTCAGTGTATCTTTGCTTGGCACCAATAGCACTCACAGTTCAGTTTGAATTTTCAATTTTGGAAACAATATTTTGTGTGATACATTCTAAGAGAATCTAGGATATCAGAGTTTGTTTTACAAGTGTTGCATTGCCCTGTTGACTATATAGactaatagtaaaaaaaaaaaaaaaacacaaaaaaacaaggcTCATAAGTTTCTTTTGAGTGGTCTAATTTAAAAGTGCCTATTAATTAGGCAATATCCAAATATTGACTCTATTAGCGTAAATCCAGAATGGTTTTGATTGTCAACAGGTCTATGATCCTTGGGTTCATTCAATAGAGATGATGCCACACAAATTCCATAGAGGGTATTATTTTTTGACTAAATAAGAACTACCACTATTTTCCTGTGCCACTGAGGTCCTTGAGGTCAGGATGTTATCCTGTTTTTTTATATTATGAGTAATGTTATTTCCAACAATCATCCCCACAGTTAAATGTTTGAGTTAAGTTAGTATTTTACTATACATAGTAAAGAGGGAAATAAAGCTTCTAAACCAAATGACGATGGCCCCTCATGGCAGTAATATGTGTCCCTTGATGACTTCCCCTTTTGGTTCTGAGAGAACTGTCTGGAAACCATTTAGAGACTGCCTAGCCTTCCAGAAAGCTAGGTGGAGCCATTTCACATAGTCTTTTCAGTTCCACAAACGTGCGTCAACAAGGTGAGAAGGAAAGTAGTTTATCTAAATGGAATTTATCCAATGAGTTCAATCAGTTATGTCAAATGTATGACTCACTTTTGAAACAGGATACCTTTCTATTTGCTCTCAAGGACCAAGAGTATGTATGTCCCTAAAACATATATAGATTTTAACAATTGGTTTAGTTCAACAGTGTACTTAAATTCTGTTTAGGGTTAAACTAAGGATACGTTTTGTTGACTGGCATTAAGCATATGTATCAAAATCTCTCCAAATACTACAGTGGAAGTTAATTTACATAATTGTTCATTTTCAATTTGGCCTTTACATTAATTGCCGACTTTATACTTGGGGAACTCACCAGTAGTGTTGTTAATGCCATAGCCTTCTGCTTCTACTTAGAATTCAAAGTGTATTAGCATTTTtacatataaaaaaaaaagacattttatttaaaaatgtattttaagtgAAATTTATTGTATAAAATTAttactgtatgtatgttatgGACACTTCAGATTTGAGCAAGGAATACCAGAGTGGataacaccaccataccaccGTTGGACACTGGAAAACACCATACGCAAAAATACTCCAGAATGCATAGGGGCAAGGGTCCTTTGCACAGTGGCCCTTTGTGCATTTCCTCAGAATTTACTGCTCGTTGTGTTAATGCTTTGTGATGCCATTTCCCGTGTTTTAAATGGAAAATATGCTTTGTGCTGTGTCCACCTGATTTTTGGAGAAAAAATGGAAACCGCAATTGCACATGCGCCTAAGACGTAGTTGTCAAAAAACACAAAGTGCAGCTTGCACTTCATAGATTTTGTTTCGGTATCAATAAATGTTCTCTTTCGTGGGAAAACAAATGTTTCTGCCTTGGAAGACGACTTTTGTGACCTTTTCTGTTGTGTTGCGAAGGAATTGTCTTTTGCACTTAACTCTGGCCCTGCCTGTGTGAAAAATGGGAGCACCTTTCCAGACCAGAAAGGAAAAAGAAAAGTGTTGAGAGCAAGGGAAAGAGCTCAAATCTTTGTGTTGACATCATTGCTCACCATCATTGTTAACACCACTTTTTGAAGAGTTGCTGATGTTCCAGCTGTTAATGCCCAAATCCCCCCCCCACACCTTTTACCTGGCTATC
Protein-coding sequences here:
- the LOC112217786 gene encoding RNA-binding protein 15, translating into MKGKERSPVKKRSRILDDIRDRGGSHPTSKKMGTLSAAGSNGNSSVKSGGSVKRSLPSEKRDCRDLDGHVSNRTGSSHGYANTTGSSSKLHISIALDPTTRTNSRGEPRPLPSNESEYKTLKISELGSQLSDEDIEDGLFHEFKKFGDVSVKISRVNDERVAFVNFRRPDDAKAAKHARGKLVLYDRPLKIDAVYMNRRRSRSPIEKDPYAGVAGHRHLHVQRPLSPTGLGYRDFRLQQLALGRLPPPSSLPRELEREREFSIYEARARPPFIPDCAAFCEEDLLSPEDDQRANRTLFLGNLDVSVTENDLRRVFDRFGLITEVDIKRTSARGQNSTYGFLKFENLDMAHRAKITMSGKVVCHNPIKIGYGKATPTTRLWVGGLGPWVPLAALAREFDRFGTIRTIDYRKGDTWAYIQYESLDAAQAACSHMRGFPLGGPERRLRVDFADTELRYQQQYLQPLPLPPHFDLVADSFVHRPTLEAIRIRERSPPPPLRFRERELYNADWAGPAVCERVRGAAFEPVEHLERRSREPWSLERELQSRDQARKRRLLEDGRRPDRSPNSSEHGRRRHGASLERSPGGSSRDGGRYSPPRSDRPSPVRELRASLGRGTGDKRLRTDSPERDRKRKASDSCTSPVKREDRSDHPSSSMSSLQSKQGAGGQKLCQAWHGVLLLKNSSFPTSMHLLEGDLAVAARLLVESSTGGQVSQLKITQRLRLDQPKLDEVSRRMKTAGPSGYSVLLAVPGSCEEGPQDVGSSTERPLKNLVSYLKQKQAAGVISLPVGGTRDKDGAGVLHAFPPCDFSQQFMDASAKALAKTEEDYLVMVIVRGAS